The nucleotide window TAATTAGTTAAATACTTTGCGCTTGCTTAATATTATTGTGATAATATAATTTTCAAAAAATTTTTAAAAAATTGCCAATTTACAAAAAATTAACAAGTAATCAAATCAACGGGACTCAGAAAGGGTTTTAACGTCGAAGAATCCACCGGGGATGGGGTGGCCCGATGAAAGAAATTACGGAAAATCTTCACATCACGAAAGTATTCGTCAAAGATGCCGGAGAAATCATACCCTTGATAGGCGGCGACTTTCAGATAGTTAGTGCCGAATGCTGGGAAGAAGTGGCGTTTGCGGCGCTTTTGGTGCTCCGTTCATTTGAGAGGGACACCAACCACGCCAGAACCCCCGGCGGCGAGCTCCTCCTACGCCTTGCCGGAACACTCCAGATAAAAGATGCGATAGCAAAGCACGGTGTCAGGGAGGGGGAGAATTATCTTGTGGTCTTTGGGAGCCGCAATAGGGTCGGAGAGATTCTTGCGAAGCTGAACCTGGAGGAGCTGCCCATGACCGACTGCGGGGCAGAAAAATCGAAAAGATTTTTTGAAAAGGCGGCTCTCGTTGAAGTTTTATAGGCAGCCCATGGCCATTCATGTGCTTTATGGTGGATAGGTTTATAAAATCCCCTCATCATTCCCGACTGCCTGGGGTGATGTCTTCATGAGATATAAAAAACGCAAATACTTCCTTGCGGGCAGAATAAACCTCATCCAGCGCTCAAAGATTAGGGAGCTCTTCGAAAAGGCAAAGAAGATGGACGACGTTATATCCCTCGGCATCGGTGAGCCTGATTTCGACACTCCACAGGTCATAAAGGAGGCCGCTAAGAGGGCGATAGATGAAGGGTACACCCACTACACCCCCAACGCGGGCATCCCCGAGTTCCGTGAAGCGATAGCCGAGTACTACAAGACCCACTACAAGGTTGATATATCCCCGGATGATATAATCGTCACCGCCGGCGCCTACGAGGCCACCTACCTCGCGTTCCAGACCCTTCTGGAGCAGGACGATGACGTTATCATTCCAGACCCGGCCTTCGTCTGCTATGTTGAGGACGCAAAAATCGCCGAGGCCGGCATCCTGAGGATACCCCTCCGCGAAGAGAACGAGTTCCAGATCGACCCCGATGAGCTTGTTGAGGCCATAACCAAGAGAACGAGAATGCTCGTTATCAACTATCCAAACAACCCAACAGGCGCAGTTCTCAAAAAGAGGACTGTGAAGGCAATAGCTGACATAGCGGAGGACTACAACCTCTACATTCTCAGCGACGAACCCTACGAGCACTTCCTCTACGAGGGGGCGAAGCACTACCCGATGATCAAATACGCCCCGGACAACACGATTCTGGCAAACAGCTTCTCCAAGACCTTCGCCATGACCGGCTGGCGCCTCGGCTTCACCATAGCCCCAACCCAGGTTATCAGGGACATGATAAAGCTCCACGCCTACGTCATCGGAAACGTCACGTCATTCATTCAGATAGCCGGAATCACCGCCCTCCGCGACAAGCGCAGCTGGGAGGCTCTTGAGGCCATGCGGCAGACCTACGCGGAGAGGAGGAAGCTGGTTCTCCACCACCTCAACAAGATGCCCCACATCACACCGTTCAGACCGAAGGGCGCCTTCTACCTCTGGGCCAAGATCGACCCGGAGCTCGGGATGAGCAGCGAGGATTTCGCAGACTGGCTCCTCGAGAATGCCGGCGTTGTCGTCATACCCGGAACAGCCTTCGGCAAGGCCGGAGAGGGATGGATAAGGATAAGCTATGCCACAAAGAAGAGCCAGCTCACAGAGGCAATGCAGAGAATGAACGAGGCACTGTCAAAGCTCTAGCGGGGGAAAGGGATGGACGGCGTTCTGGCCATCTTCTTCGCCATTTTTCTAGCCGAGCTCGGAGACAAGACCCAGCTGGCAACTATGGCCTTCGCGTCCAGATACGGATGGAAGGTAGCGTTTATGGGGGCCATTCTTGGCCTCGCAGCGGTAAACCTCATCGGCGCGGTTCTCGGCGACAGGCTCGGCGACTTCATTCCCCTCGAACTGGTCCACAGGTTCGCAGGGGCGCTCTTCATAGTATTTGGCATCCTAATGCTGTTCGGAAAGCTATAAGGAGGGAGACTCATGGAGAAAAGATGGATTACCGTGCTTCTAAACACGCTCGTCGTCGCGGCGGGCTTTGGAACCATGCACATGCTTGAAAAGTTCGCGGGGATTGTGATAGACCACTACGGTATAACCGAAGCGGCCATGGGCTACCAGCAGACCGCTTACGTCGTCGGTCTGTTCGTCGCGTTCCTCCTCGGTGGAACGAGCCTGTTTAAGGGCTCCTTCAAGAGGAGCGTTGCCCTCATAATCAGCTTCGCGGCGATACCGCAGTTGCTGATTCCGTTCATGCCGAGCTGGGGCGGGGTTGTAGCGCTCCGCTTCTTCCAGGGTTTCATAGTCGCACTCATAGCTGTCTTCAGCAACCAGATTGGAAGGCTCTTCGTCGCAGAGAGGCCCTTTGCCAAGGGCATAATCCTCTCAGGCATATTCTGGGGCGGAATCTACGGTATAAACCTCGCCAAATGGGCCTCCCACAACTACTCCGATTGGGGAGCCGTCAAGGTTGCGTTCCTCGTTTCGGCCGCTGTAATGTACGCTGTGCTTGCCCTCTGGTGGCTCTTCATTGAAGATTTCGAGATTCCAAAGGAAAAGCACTCCTCAGGCTCAAACGTCTGGAAGATGCCATTCACCTGGGTCTTCGGCTTTACGTTCTTCCCCGCGCTCTGGATAATCTTCACCCTCGGTTCATTCACGCTCCACAACGTCAAATTCAGCGATGCCCAGGTTGCGAACCTTGTTATGACGCTCGAGGTCTCAATGGCACTGTGGTCAATAATAATGGGCTATCTCGGCTACCGCCTTTCAGTCAAGAACACCAGCAACCGCGGTCTCTTTAAGGCCATAGTAAGCGTCATGACGCTCTCCTACGCGGTGACCTTCGCGGGAATTTTCATTGTCTGGAAGGCGATCTCGGCGAACGACTACAGGCTGGCACTCATAGGAATCGCGATTACCGGAATAGTCCAGGGAACGGGACCGGCCTTCTGGACGACGGCACCGGCAACGTACCCGAAGAAAATCTATCCGGAGGCCAGCTTCGCCCTCGGCCTCATCTCCAATTCCGCCAACGCAGTGGCCCCCAACGTAATGTTCGTCCTCGTCCACGGCGTGACCACGGGGATGCTGATATATCTCAGCATGGCAATCCTCGGAATCCTTCTTCTCCTTGCCTCGGCAAGGATGAAGCTCCCAGTGGAGGAGCTCGGCGATGCGGCCTAAGCCCTTCGTCGTTTCTTTCTTTACATTACTCGCGGTTTTCTTCTACGGCATAGCCGCGATGAGTTTTGGGGAGAGGTACACGTTTTTTGGCTACATCCTCGTTGGGAGCGTGCACCTGCTCTTCGCCCACGGGATTTGGGTGGGGCACGAGACACTCGTGGACCTCTCGGCGTACATAGCCCTCCTCGACCTTCTCTTTGGACTCCTCTGGGTGATGGTTGGCCTTTCAATTCCGGCAATAACGCTGACACTCCTCTCGGCGCTGATTCTTTTCGTCCTGATGGACGAGGAAGTGAGGACTGAGCTCAAGATGCCGTGAGGAAACTTTGCTTGCGCAAAGCTTGACCAAAGAAACTTTGCGGGGCAAAGTTTCATCAAAGTTCGTGATTCCTGTGGTAGGAAGCTTTTTGGTGAGTGTTTGCACTTTCCAATAGCCCCTTTGGATGTGTGAAATTCCTCAAAGTTAAGAGCCGTTACCATTAGGTTCACACTTTCGCGTGCTCCGAAGGAGCTCTTTTTAGAGGAAACCTCGTTTAATAACCCCCTAAAGAGAATTTCCCTGAGAAAATAGCCGTTGGAAAGTGCAAACGCTCTCAGAATCCCAGTTGGGAGAAGAATCACACACTTTTGATCAAACTTTTGCGGAGCAAAAGTTTGTAATGGTGCGGGGGACGGGATTTGAACCCGCGAACCCCTGCGGGACGGGACCCTAAATCCCGCGCCTTTGGCCAGGCTCGGCAACCCCCGCGCGGATTGAACTTCTTCCCGGTGCTTTAAAAACTTTGAGGGGAAAGGCTTATAAGGATGTAAAGGAAGCTTTACGTAAAGGAAACTTTACATGGTGGGAGCATGGAGAGATGGAGGATTGTAGGTTACACAATCACCATAGCAACGGCCTCTCTACTGGCCGTTGCCTTGTGGATGGAGAACATGGAAATGGCTTTTGGAGTTTTAGTGACGGCAATCGCGGTTTCGTTCCTCTACGCTGACTGGCTCAAAAAACGAGGGGAGATTATAAGCGACGAGAGAACGCTCCGCATCGAGGAGATGGCCTCACGGAGAACCCTTCAGGTCCTAGTGTTGGCTTTAGCCTTTGCGGTCGTGGCGCTTTCCATTCTCTCCGAGAACGACCCAAGCCCGAGGAGCGCCTATTACCTGGCCATCAGTTTGATGGTCTTAACCTCGACTCTCAAACTGTATTTGAAGCACCACTATTCAAGGGTGATGTGAATGAAGTACGAAGGCCTGCTCGGGATTCTCATCACGGGCATGATAATCGGGCTGGCTTACTCAACAAAGTCCGGAAAAGCCCTTCTGGCTGTGGGAATTTTTGTGGCGGGCTTTTTACTCAGCTATCTGCTGGCTTGGTACTACAACTCAAAGGTTGAGAGGATTGAGGACGAGAGGAGCAGGCTCATAAGTGCGAAGAGCGCGAGGAATGGCTATGCTGTGATGAGCTTTTTCCTCTTCGCTGAATATCTATGGGAGTACAGCAGAGGAAACGTTGTGGTGGCGACGAAGCTTATAATTCCTCTTGCCCTTGGTGCGGCCGTGCTCCTGATTTCTCACTATCATTACAAGCGGGTGATGTGAATGAGGTTCGGGGTCATTCACTTCGTCTTTCTCTTCATGGCAATTTTCCTGATGAGTTATTACTCGCGAACCAGCACATACCTAAGCTGGTTCTTCTTCACCCTCGTCTGGCTCGGAACCTGGGCCCTCACGAAGACCTACGAGAAGGAAGTAGGGCCCCTCAGAGACGAAAGGACCGAACTGATAACCATGAAGAGTTTTTACCGAGGCATAGGAGTCGGTTTCATCGTTCTTGGCTACGAACTGATCTGGCTCGCTGGCCACGATTATGAAACGGTGGTTCTGCTTTCGAAGTGGCTCCTGTTGCCGACGTTGGCGGGTGTTCTGGCCGCTGCAGTCCTGAAGGCGCATTATGAGCGGGTGATGTGAGTGAACGAGCTCGCCCTGATTTCGCTGGTTGCCTTGATTGGGGGCGGACTCCTGGGCCATTTCATGACCCGGACGATAGTGAGGGATATCGGTCTTCCTCCAGACGAGAGGGCCTTTGAGATAACCAAACTCTCAGCGGCGAGAACGCTGGAGCTTGTCCTTCTCGTCACAGTGGCGGCGCTCTACTACTCGTGGCTGGTTCTCAAGGACGAGCGGTGCACCAACCTCGCCGTTCTGATATTCGCCACTATATTTTTCGGCAACCTGATCTTTAGAGCCTATTATGCGAGGAGGATGTGAGCCTATGAAAAATCGCCTTCGCGAACTGAGGGAGAGCAGAGGCCTAACCCAGGAGGAGCTGGCGAAGGCCTTGGGAGTAACGAGGCAGACGGTGATAGCGATTGAGAAGGGTAAATACGACCCATCGCTGAGATTAGCTTTTAGGATAGCGCGCTTTTTCGGTGTTAAAATCGAGGATATATTCCTTTACGAGGGTGATGGGGATGAACGGTAAGAAGGTGGTCGGGCTGATGGTTTATCTCCTCGGCATAGGGCTTGGCATAGCAAAGCCGCCGGTTGAACGGCTGGCCTGCATGAAAGTGCCGAGCGGAGAGGTCTGCACGGGGGTAAACACGCCCCTGCTCCTTATCGAGCTCGGGCTGGTCGCTGTTGGGGCGCTGCTCCTGGGGCTCGACCACGGCTTTAAAAACGACCAAGAATTAAACGGCTGGCTCGGCGTTTCAACGGGCCTTGGATTTGCCATAATCGGGGGTTATGCCAGAATAACAGAGCTGCTCCTCTTTGGAGTTGCGCTCGCGACCATTGGACTGCTCGTTTACAAAGTTGGGAGGGCTGGGCATGCTCGTTGAGGTTCTGAACCTAGAGAAGGACTACGGAAAGGTGAAGGCCCTCAAGGGGATAAGCTTCTCCATCAACGAGGGCGAAATATTTGGCCTAATAGGGCCCAACGGTGCCGGGAAGAGCACGACGCTGAAGATTCTCGCCACGCTCCTCAAACCGACCGGCGGGAGGGCAGAAATAGCGGGCCACGACGTGGTGAAGGAGGCCGACAGGGTCAGGGAAATCATCAGCTACCTGCCAGAGGAGGCCGGTGCCTATAAGAACCTCACCGGCTACGAATACCTCGGGTTCATGGCGAAGCTGTACGCCAAGGACGAGGGGAAAGCTAGAAAGATGCTCAAGCTCGGCGTCAAGCTTTCCGGTTTGGGGGAAAGGCTCAACGACAAGGTTTCTACGTACTCAAAGGGAATGACGAGGAAGCTCCTCATAGCGAGGGCCCTAATGGTGCGGCCAAAGCTGGCAATACTGGACGAGCCTGCGAGCGGGCTTGACATCGTGAACGCATACTCGATACGGCAGACAATAAGGCGCTTCGCGAGAAAAGAAGGCGTAACGTTCCTTCTATCGAGCCACAACATGCTTGAAGTGGAGTTTCTCTGCCACCGCGTTGCTTTGATAAACAAGGGACAGATAGTAGAAGTGGGAACGCCAAAGGAGCTGAAGGAGAAGTACGAGGCAGAGAACCTCGAGGAGGTCTTCATGCGCGCTGTCGGAGTGAACATCGACGAGCCAATAGGGGGTGAAGGGGCTTGAGCGACTTCTGGGTCATGGCCAAGAAAGAACTCTGGAACCTCTTCAGGGACAAGAAGCTCGTCTTTGGCCTCGTGGTCGTCCCGCTGATACTGCTTCCTGTGATGGGAAAAGCCGTGAACATCGGCATGGAGCAGGCCCAGGGAGAGACCCACGTGGCGATAGTGAACTTCGACGATGGGAAGTACGGTGCGCTTCTTATAAAGGCCCTAGAAGTGGCCCCGAACGTGACGGTGACGGTGGTGAATGCCACATCTCTAGAGGGGGCCATTCAACAGGCGGTACAGAACGAGCAAAACGTTCTCGTGGTCATCCCTCCAGACTTCACGGCCAAGCTCCAGGCCAACGAGACGGCCACGGTGGAGATATACGGCATCTTCACGACGATAAGCACAGGGATAAAAGAGAGCGTCAGCGAAGGCAGGATAAACGCCGTTCTCGGGATACTCAGCGACGAAATAGCCAGGATAAAGGTGAAGAACCTCGGCGCGGGCAATCCCGATGCCATACTGCAGCCGATAAGGATCGAGAGCAAGTCCGTCATAAACAACAATGTCGTAAACGTGTCTCCAACCGCGGTTTCGAGCGTTATAGCGGCCCAGGCTTTCACGATACCGCTCATAGTCTTCATGATGGTCATGATAACCTCCCAGATGGCGGCTGGAGCCATAGCGAGCGAGAAGGAGAACAAGACGCTGGAGACACTCCTCACCCTCCCCGTGGCGAGGACGAAGATAGTCGCGGCGAAGATATTCGGAACGGCCATGATGGGCCTTGTTGCCGCGATAGCATACATGATAGGCATGCGCTACTACATGAGCTCCTTTGGGCTGGGTTCGAGCGGGGTGAGCCTCGAAGACCTGGGTCTGGTCGTCACCCCCACGGGGGCGCTGATGTTTGCCCTGGTTGTGTTCCTGACGATAATAATCGCCCTCAGCTTAGCCATGATAGTGGCGACCTTTGCAGAGGACGTCCAGAGCGCCACAACGCTGGTCAGCGCGGTTATCCTGCCCCTGGCGTTTCCGGCCTTCCTGCTGATGTACACCGACATAAACGACCTTCCCGCGGTCGTCAAATATATTCTGCTGGCGGTGCCCTTCACACACCCTGTGGTGGACTACCGCTACGTCCTCCTCAGCAGCTACACGCCGATAGCGATAAGCATGGCTTACCTAACGGTGGTGGCGGTCGTCATACTCTACGCCACGGCATGGCTGTTCTCAACGGAGAGAATCCTCACGGCAGGGGTCAGCTGGGGCAGAAGGAAGAAAAAGACTGTGGAGTGATGTTCTTTTTTTGTTTGTTATTGTCCATGATTTTTCTTTTGTTGGGGAAGTCAAAATACCGTACTTTCATTTCAGCCTGTGACTGCTATTGATAATTAATCCTAAACCTCTTGAACCGTGTCGGTCGCTTAATTTCACCAAAATCTATCTCTCCCTCTCCAGCAAGTTCAACCAGGTCTCGCGCAGCAGGGTCGATCTTCCTGTCATTCCTTTTTTCGGTTTTCTTTCTCCGCATAATCACATCCCTCATTCCAATCCCTCGCAGGATATAAAACTCTGACGTAGTTTAAATAATATGGTCGAACCGTACTCATAGCAGATGAGGAACTCCCAATATTACCACATGCAACACAAGAAAATTCCATTAATTCTCTTTAGGAATTGCGTGTAAAGGTTTCTTCTAGTCCATCTTGCTCCCACCTTTCTTGCTCCCACCTTTCTTGCTCTGAGGTAGAGAGACTTCTGCAGAGAATAAGACACTCGATAGTTACGAAAAACTGGACTATAGAATCAGAAAGAGCTCTCCCGCTTCGCCTTATTGTAGAGATACTCACCCACAGGCCTCACCTCTTCCGAGGTTTGTAAAGTCTCACGCCAAAATCCCTCAGTCTCTCAAAATGTCGTGTATTTTTCGTCCAAACCTGGTAGCCTTTGACTATCGCCGTGGCACCGATGAGGATATCAGCGTCCTCTATCAGCTCACCATTATCCTTCAAGCGTCTATAGATCTTGAGGCCGTAAGGATTATCACATTGTCCAACGGCTCGACCTTGAACAGCTTTTCCAGCCGTTTCAGGACACCACCCTCTTTCGTTCACTGCGGATTCCCCTCACGAACTCAAAGAGAGTGACCATTGAGATGGCCGAGCCTGCATAGTCCTCGAGCCTTTTGACCTTGTAGAGTTCAATCAGAACGCTCGTGTCAATCAATATCCTCGGATTCTCTGAATGAGAGCCTCTTTTTTGAGACCTCCCTCTCGATTTCATCAAGCTCCTCCTCCGAGAGAAGTTCGTACAGCTCTCTCGCAATTTTTCTAACCTTACTCTTTGCTCGCATATGGCTCCCTCACTTTAAAGCCTCTCTCACGAATTCCCCGGCCCTCAAAATTTTGACATTTCTACCGTCAAAACGATAAGTTTTGGTTCTCTCATCACGCATTTGGAGAATGTGCTTCGTGTTTTCTGAGATAATGTAGTCCACCTTCTTGGCATAAGCAACGTCGAAGAACTTGGCGTCGTTTGGGTCTTTCAGTTTCTTAATGAAATCAATGTCGTGAGAGAGCTTTTTCCGTGGACGGACCGTGATACTGTTCTTGAGAACTATCGTTAGAATTCGCAACGCACGTCTCGTGAGTCCAGTTTCAAGCCCGATTCCCAGAACCTGGGTCTGCATCTCCTCGATAATCTCATTCGAGACGAAGTTTACAATTTCTCCCTCCTGCAACGCCTTTATGATTTTCCATGCCGGAGACTTGGAAAGGTCCTTGGACTTCAGTGCGCTTATGAGGACTGAAGTATCCAGAACAACCTTAATCCTCTGTGCCATGCTAAACGACCCCAAGTTCCCTTAGCTTCACTTCTATCCTCTTAAATTTCTTAAAGCTCCTTCTACCCATCTCTAAAAGCTCCTCAAGGGGGCGGTCTATCCCACTCTGTTCTGCTTCCAGTTCCCTCTCCCACTCCTCGAGTTCCTCATCAGTGGTAGTCTCTGCAAGCCTTTCAACCTCGTCCATGAGCTGTCTCATCTCAAAAAACCACACTACATCCTCTGGCTTCTCGTGAATCTTTTTAGCAATCTGAACAATCCACGCACTAATAGAACGCCTGGCGTTCTCATCGGTTTTCAGCATAATCTCAATGGCTCTCACATCGGACGCCATAAGCTCCCCCGTCTTAATCTCTACAGCAGATTATAAAACCCTAACGCAATCAAGACAAGAACTGCTGTCAGAAACTTCTCAACATCGCCAATCGTCGTAACAGTTTCAATTCTCCTAGAGCCTTATTGCGGGGGGACGTTCCGTCCCCCACACCCCCTCGGACTTAAACGCATGAGAAACCCCAAAATTCTCCTAGAGTCTTATTGCAACAGAATATACTCTGGTGAGGCTCCTTGGAAAGTCATAAGTTTCAATTCTCCTAGAGTCTTATTGCAACGTATATCACAGTATCCCTCCTGTCTTCAGAGGGGACGTGCGTTTCAATTCTCCTAGAGTCTTATTGCAACACTCATCCACGCCAGCGCCTTCGAAGTCAACCACATGTTTCAATTCTCCTAGAGTCTTATTGCAACACGAGGCAATAGTCACGCTGGCGCTTCCAGGCCACAGGTTTCAATTCTCCTAGAGTCTTATTGCAACCTGGGCATAGTTGGAGCTATCGACACCACCGAAGAGCGCGTTTCAATTCTCCTAGAGTCTTATTGCAACAGTCATAAGCACCGACCCCCCCACAATAGAATACACGTTTCAATTCTCCTAGAGTCTTATTGCAACCGTGCTGAGAATGCGTATGCCATGGGCGCCATCCTCCGTTTCAATTCTCCTAGAGTCTTATTGCAACGTTCATCTATGCCGACCTCCTTTATATTGTCCGAGGAACAGTTTCAATTCTCCTAGAGTCTTATTGCAACTAAGATGACTGTCGAGGTTAAGACCCTGACCAATTCGTTTCAATTCTCCTAGAGTCTTATTGCAACGCGTTCGGGCTCGGAATTTTCGCTTTTGTCGTACTAATGCTGTTTCAATTCTCCTAGAGTCTTATTGCAACACAAGATATCTGCGTCGTTGCTCGTGAGGGTTCTGCGCGGTTTCAATTCTCCTAGAGTCTTATTGCAACGCTATGTCTTTCGCCTTCCCGAACTTTCCGCCCCTAGTTTCAATTCTCCTAGAGTCTTATTGCAACTCGCTCGCGCGGCCCTGGATAAAATCAGCCACATCAGGTTTCAATTCTCCTAGAGTCTTATTGCAACCCAAAGAGGCTGAAACCGCTTGAATCAGAAATGCTGAGTTTCAATTCTCCTAGAGTCTTATTGCAACCCTAATCCGATTATAATCATCGTATAACACTACAATAGTTTCAATTCTCCTAGAGTCTTATTGCAACTCTTCGCCTTCTCGATGTAGCTCTGCTCGCTTTTGCTTGGTTTCAATTCTCCTAGAGTCTTATTGCAACGGATTCCGAAAACTTTCTCCTTCAGCAGATCCTTCGGTTTCAATTCTCCTAGAGTCTTATTGCAACCTCACCGCTTCCCATCTTCCCACCGCCCTTTTTACCGTGTTTCAATTCTCCTAGAGTCTTATTGCAACCTCGTCAGGGGAGCGACCCACATCGGCATAGTGGGCGTTTCAATTCTCCTAGAGTCTTATTGCAACCCTGTCCAGGCTTAAGCAGGACTGTCTTGTTCTTGTTAGTTTCAATTCTCCTAGAGTCTTATTGCAACTCACTCAAGAGAGTTGCCGAGGCTTTGAGTTATGGCGGTTTCAATTCTCCTAGAGTCTTATTGCAACGGGGGTGGGGCCCCGCCTTGACCACGGGCAGAGCACAGTTTCAATTCTCCTAGAGTCTTATTGCAACGGACAAATGTCCCAAATGTCCCGGTGTCCCAAACTGTCCCAAGTTTCAATTCTCCTAGAGTCTTATTGCAACCTGGTGGGCGTACCCGGAGCCGGAGGAAGAGAGTTTCGACCTAGTTTCAATTCTCCTAGAGTCTTATTGCAACTTCATGGCGCCGTACACCGACAACCCTGACGAGTGGGCGCGTTTCAATTCTCCTAGAGTCTTATTGCAACTGTGGCCGGTTGCATATGAAAAGCCCCGCGGCGGCGGTGTTTCAATTCTCCTAGAGTCTTATTGCAACATAATAAAGGTATAGTGTCCGGGTTTCGTTAGGACGGGTTTCAATTCTCCTAGAGTCTTATTGCAACTTTCCGAAGACGTTGCCGCTGTAGACCTCCTCCTCGTTCCCAAACGTTTCAATTCTCCTAGAGTCTTATTGCAACAGAACTTCGTTTCGAATGAGCCGGCCAAAGACCTCAAGTTTCAATTCTCCTAGAGTCTTATTGCAACGATGAACTCCTTAAGCGTCATCTCTTTAGATTTAGCGGTTTCAATTCTCCTAGAGTCTTATTGCAACCCTGTCTTTATGACGAAATCCTGGTATGTCTTGTACGTTTCAATTCTCCTAGAGTCTTATTGCAACCAGGGGGTCATATAGGTACGTCATCCCGCGCTGGCTTGTTTCAATTCTCCTAGAGTCTTATTGCAACACGTGACTGGCGACGGCACGAACGATTGGGTTGTCTTCGTCGTTTCAATTCTCCTAGAGTCTTATTGCAACAGGCGGGAATTTCCTCCCATTTGCTCAATAAAGCCCTAAAACACTTCCAATATTTAAGCTTTTCTGGAAACCGCTGTAAAAGAAGCTATCAGGGCGTCCAAAACAGAACCCCTGGAACGCTTTAAGGGACCCAAGCCAAGACTACAGGGCCCAAAAAACTTGATGAACACAGGTGCTCACGGGATTTCCCTGGACTTAGAAGACCTTTAAAACCCGAAAAATGGCCTGTAAGCCAGCTAAAGTCAGGAAGAAACAGTTTTGATAGGGTTTAAACTGAAAGGAGCCAGACCAC belongs to Thermococcus camini and includes:
- a CDS encoding DUF2178 domain-containing protein, giving the protein MKYEGLLGILITGMIIGLAYSTKSGKALLAVGIFVAGFLLSYLLAWYYNSKVERIEDERSRLISAKSARNGYAVMSFFLFAEYLWEYSRGNVVVATKLIIPLALGAAVLLISHYHYKRVM
- a CDS encoding putative toxin-antitoxin system toxin component, PIN family, translating into MAQRIKVVLDTSVLISALKSKDLSKSPAWKIIKALQEGEIVNFVSNEIIEEMQTQVLGIGLETGLTRRALRILTIVLKNSITVRPRKKLSHDIDFIKKLKDPNDAKFFDVAYAKKVDYIISENTKHILQMRDERTKTYRFDGRNVKILRAGEFVREALK
- a CDS encoding helix-turn-helix transcriptional regulator, with the translated sequence MKNRLRELRESRGLTQEELAKALGVTRQTVIAIEKGKYDPSLRLAFRIARFFGVKIEDIFLYEGDGDER
- a CDS encoding MFS transporter, whose amino-acid sequence is MEKRWITVLLNTLVVAAGFGTMHMLEKFAGIVIDHYGITEAAMGYQQTAYVVGLFVAFLLGGTSLFKGSFKRSVALIISFAAIPQLLIPFMPSWGGVVALRFFQGFIVALIAVFSNQIGRLFVAERPFAKGIILSGIFWGGIYGINLAKWASHNYSDWGAVKVAFLVSAAVMYAVLALWWLFIEDFEIPKEKHSSGSNVWKMPFTWVFGFTFFPALWIIFTLGSFTLHNVKFSDAQVANLVMTLEVSMALWSIIMGYLGYRLSVKNTSNRGLFKAIVSVMTLSYAVTFAGIFIVWKAISANDYRLALIGIAITGIVQGTGPAFWTTAPATYPKKIYPEASFALGLISNSANAVAPNVMFVLVHGVTTGMLIYLSMAILGILLLLASARMKLPVEELGDAA
- a CDS encoding PIN domain-containing protein; the protein is MIDTSVLIELYKVKRLEDYAGSAISMVTLFEFVRGIRSERKRVVS
- a CDS encoding DUF2178 domain-containing protein, with product MERWRIVGYTITIATASLLAVALWMENMEMAFGVLVTAIAVSFLYADWLKKRGEIISDERTLRIEEMASRRTLQVLVLALAFAVVALSILSENDPSPRSAYYLAISLMVLTSTLKLYLKHHYSRVM
- a CDS encoding PIN domain-containing protein gives rise to the protein MKDNGELIEDADILIGATAIVKGYQVWTKNTRHFERLRDFGVRLYKPRKR
- a CDS encoding TMEM165/GDT1 family protein, with amino-acid sequence MDGVLAIFFAIFLAELGDKTQLATMAFASRYGWKVAFMGAILGLAAVNLIGAVLGDRLGDFIPLELVHRFAGALFIVFGILMLFGKL
- a CDS encoding ABC transporter ATP-binding protein gives rise to the protein MLVEVLNLEKDYGKVKALKGISFSINEGEIFGLIGPNGAGKSTTLKILATLLKPTGGRAEIAGHDVVKEADRVREIISYLPEEAGAYKNLTGYEYLGFMAKLYAKDEGKARKMLKLGVKLSGLGERLNDKVSTYSKGMTRKLLIARALMVRPKLAILDEPASGLDIVNAYSIRQTIRRFARKEGVTFLLSSHNMLEVEFLCHRVALINKGQIVEVGTPKELKEKYEAENLEEVFMRAVGVNIDEPIGGEGA
- a CDS encoding DUF2178 domain-containing protein, with product MNELALISLVALIGGGLLGHFMTRTIVRDIGLPPDERAFEITKLSAARTLELVLLVTVAALYYSWLVLKDERCTNLAVLIFATIFFGNLIFRAYYARRM
- a CDS encoding ABC transporter permease, with the translated sequence MSDFWVMAKKELWNLFRDKKLVFGLVVVPLILLPVMGKAVNIGMEQAQGETHVAIVNFDDGKYGALLIKALEVAPNVTVTVVNATSLEGAIQQAVQNEQNVLVVIPPDFTAKLQANETATVEIYGIFTTISTGIKESVSEGRINAVLGILSDEIARIKVKNLGAGNPDAILQPIRIESKSVINNNVVNVSPTAVSSVIAAQAFTIPLIVFMMVMITSQMAAGAIASEKENKTLETLLTLPVARTKIVAAKIFGTAMMGLVAAIAYMIGMRYYMSSFGLGSSGVSLEDLGLVVTPTGALMFALVVFLTIIIALSLAMIVATFAEDVQSATTLVSAVILPLAFPAFLLMYTDINDLPAVVKYILLAVPFTHPVVDYRYVLLSSYTPIAISMAYLTVVAVVILYATAWLFSTERILTAGVSWGRRKKKTVE
- the cgi121 gene encoding KEOPS complex subunit Cgi121, yielding MKEITENLHITKVFVKDAGEIIPLIGGDFQIVSAECWEEVAFAALLVLRSFERDTNHARTPGGELLLRLAGTLQIKDAIAKHGVREGENYLVVFGSRNRVGEILAKLNLEELPMTDCGAEKSKRFFEKAALVEVL
- a CDS encoding pyridoxal phosphate-dependent aminotransferase produces the protein MRYKKRKYFLAGRINLIQRSKIRELFEKAKKMDDVISLGIGEPDFDTPQVIKEAAKRAIDEGYTHYTPNAGIPEFREAIAEYYKTHYKVDISPDDIIVTAGAYEATYLAFQTLLEQDDDVIIPDPAFVCYVEDAKIAEAGILRIPLREENEFQIDPDELVEAITKRTRMLVINYPNNPTGAVLKKRTVKAIADIAEDYNLYILSDEPYEHFLYEGAKHYPMIKYAPDNTILANSFSKTFAMTGWRLGFTIAPTQVIRDMIKLHAYVIGNVTSFIQIAGITALRDKRSWEALEAMRQTYAERRKLVLHHLNKMPHITPFRPKGAFYLWAKIDPELGMSSEDFADWLLENAGVVVIPGTAFGKAGEGWIRISYATKKSQLTEAMQRMNEALSKL